DNA sequence from the Candidatus Fluviicola riflensis genome:
AAACTCATTGAGACAAATGCATCGGGAGAACGCTACCTGGTAACGGGAACCAGCTTGTCCTTTAAAGAATTGTTTGATAAGATTTGCGCGCAACTGAAGGTGAAAGCACCCTCCAAACTTGCAGGAAAATTCCTGGTAGGACTTGCATGGCGTTTAGCCGGAATTGGTGCTCGATTTACCGGAAAACGACCGACGATCACTAAAGAATCAGCAGAAAGTTCGCAGAAAACAAGGATTTATTCCAACGAAAAAGTGCGTGCTGCATTTCCTGACTTTGATTTTACTCCGTTAGAAGAAACCATTGCGATGACCATTAAAGGAAGAATGGATTAATCCCCGAACTGTTCTGTTTGTTTCAAATCCATATTGATCTGTCCGATGTAATTCAGCAATTTTTCACGTCCGAATTTTGACTCGGCAGAAGTAGTGAACACCGGCGGCATTTCGGCCCATTGTTTCAGCATTTCCTTTTTATAAGCAGCCAGGTTTTTCTGTAATGCCGAACTGGAAAGCTTATCGATTTTGGTAAATACAATCGAGAACGGCAATTGTTCTTCGGCACACCAAGTCATGAATTCAAGGTCGATCTTTTGAGGCTCCAAACGTGAATCCAGCAATACAAAAATATTGATCAACGTCGACCGTTGCGTCAGGTATTCGGAGATAAATTGCTCCCATTTGGAACGATTGCTTTTGGATGTACGGGCATAACCGTAACCGGGTAAATCGACCAAATACCAATCATCATTGATCACAAAATGATTGATCAACTGCGTTTTTCCGGGAGTTCCCGAAGTTTTCGCGAGGTTTTTACGATCTGTAAGCATATTGATCAGCGACGATTTTCCCACATTCGAGCGGCCGATAAAGGCATATTC
Encoded proteins:
- a CDS encoding YihA family ribosome biogenesis GTP-binding protein translates to MIKDAKFVVSNTDITKCPEDGKPEYAFIGRSNVGKSSLINMLTDRKNLAKTSGTPGKTQLINHFVINDDWYLVDLPGYGYARTSKSNRSKWEQFISEYLTQRSTLINIFVLLDSRLEPQKIDLEFMTWCAEEQLPFSIVFTKIDKLSSSALQKNLAAYKKEMLKQWAEMPPVFTTSAESKFGREKLLNYIGQINMDLKQTEQFGD